From Neospora caninum Liverpool complete genome, chromosome VIII, a single genomic window includes:
- a CDS encoding putative peptidase family M3 domain containing protein, producing MEAPCSGKPSRIRLRKVVLGLPRRASLSLGKAPGLKVWRLFRCSRFCSEGSSPCAPIAPKTLTPPPCARYLVLPYRNGITQKSHRRSRDASEDVSPGILQLPGVHTPEQLVLLGRQAVSDCEAFLAAGGAPTSSPLDRHEQGKPSSPSSPSSSSSPSSSSSPSSSSSPSSPSSPSSSSSPSSSSSPSSSSSPAEASGDFALWAEARRAVQALDAVSNTLCKIADGSELLRQVHPDHRWKHAGAEVVGHVQDFMSRVNVNNKVYDQMHRLTETLGPSLSRDAHPPSCLPPSSPSSTCASPSDSPSDSPSDSPSACPVPASTFSPFPPESKHTEGQLREGEEATASSLQRNDAKPEQESLTVEEILVLRSMRDSMEQQGVFLEPEVKDRYLRLMTEEARLAAEIAERLEEPSNSEAAVASGPSRVSSAGIASSLPRGSVSAGLVISTDALVASGIPPDVVAELQGEKPFFSSRRRALRGSGPGSDKAFVAAHSALAHVLLRECAEASIRRDVYELQRATTRHDEETEKRLFHLLHLRQELAKLRGYTTWTAYAQRDGILKTPETIDAFLSRLLDALRPGVETELKTLAAFGASSGLLRNAQQGGVEPWDLPFLLRAYSISTTHPSPAAGSSISVRALLQGVQTVLERLLGLRLVRTTPAKGETWHWSVLRFELHEDFSARASRLFSVSSSSSSSLRGVLYLDLWERPNKTRLLAQFTVRGSKRLSYAHAQGWRLGGPLWMSSVERLSYSERDAGQGGAQEMDHVSLAGAELRQIPCTALVCSFQLPPDVDATQQTGPDVDRLLENTRLSASLSRSLLHEFGHVLHSLISDTELQHLSGTRGAVDFAEFPSNLFEHFMAPLVLERLPSEAKQPRTLQGSGSQPAHCNFGHLSALQLLLHALMDQAFYSFVPTSGQAASDVPCSNPLASGACSSSASVDAQLAALHRCLDTAYSKHSWLAGAPLSGATGKSICDVVGRPQIARFEHLIHYGGSYFCYLLCRVMSSFAWQHAFARDPFNRETGKRLHAILRRGSVDCSLQPILDLAGPGALSEAQKIHLVRNPHLLPVEPFLDELADDVAAAAELPFG from the exons ATGGAAGCGCCTTGCAGTGGCAAACCCTCGCGAATTCGCCTCCGAAAAGTCGTCCTGGGACTGCctcgtcgcgcctctctttcacTCGGCAAGGCGCCCGGCCTCAAGGTctggcgcctcttccgctgctCACGATTCTGTTCAGAAGGCTCCTCGCCTTGCGCCCCGATTGCTCCGAAAACGCT CACCCCTCCTCCTTGCGCCCGTTACCTCGTCTTGCCGTACAGGAACG gAATCACGCAGAAAAGCCACCGTCGGAGCCGCGACGCAAGCGAAGATGTGTCGCCTGGAATCTTGCAGCttccaggtgtacatacaccagaGCAGCTTGTCCTTCTGGGACGCCAGGCGGTCAGTGATTGCGAGGCTTTCCTCGCAGCTGGCGGTGCACCGACCTCGTCTCCTCTAGACAGGCACGAGCAAGGAAAaccgtcctctccctcgtcaccttcttcttcctcttctccttcttcttcctcgtcaccttcttcttcctcttctccttcttctccctcttctccttcttcttcctcttctccttcttcttcctcttctccttcttcttcctcttctcctgccGAGGCTTCAGGTGATTTTGCTTTGTGGGCAGAAGCGCGGCGCGCGGTACAGGCTCTGGACGCAGTCAGCAACACTCTCTGCAAAATAGCCGACGGATCGGAGCTTCTGAG GCAAGTTCACCCGGACCACAGATGGAAGCATGCAGGCGCCGAGGTCGTTGGACACGTGCAGGACTTCATGAGTCGAGTGAATGTGAACAACAAG GTGTACGACCAGATGCACCGGCTCACTGAGACTTTGgggccttctctttcccgagACGCACATCCCCCTTCCTgccttcctccctcctcgccttcctccacttgcgcctctccttcgGACTCTCCTTCGGACTCTCCTTCGGACTCTCCTTCTGCCTGTCCTGTTCCGGCCTCgacgttttctcctttcccccctGAGTCGAAGCACACGGAGGGACAGCtgcgagagggcgaagaagcgactgCGAGctcgctgcagagaaacgaTGCAAAGCCCGAGCAGGAGAGTCTCACGGTAGAGGAAATTCTTGTCCTGCGAAGCATGCGGGACTCGATGGAGCAGCAAGGCGTCTTCTTGGAGCCTGAAGTGAAG GATCGCTACTTGAGGCTGAtgacagaggaagcgcgtCTCGCAGCTGAGATCGCCGAACGTCTGGAGGAGCCTTCGAACTCAGAAG CCGCCGTCGCGTCCGGGCCgagtcgcgtttcttctgctggtattgcgtcctctctgcctcgcggttctgtctccgcaggaCTCGTGATTTCCACCGACGCGCTCGTCGCCTCCGGGATTCCTCCGGACGTAGTGGCCGAGCTGCAAGGCGAAAaacctttcttctcctcgagGCGGCGGGCGCTACGAGGCAGCGGACCCGGGAGCGACAAGGCGTTCGTTGCGGCGCACAGCGCGCTTGCGCACGTCCTCCTCAG gGAATGTGCCGAGGCATCCATTCGCCGCGATGTCTACGAGCTTCAACGCGCCACCACCAGACACGATGAG GAGACCGAGAAGCGGCTTTTTCATCTCTTGCATCTTCGGCAAGAACTCGCGAAGCTGCGCGGCTACACCACGTGGACGGCGTACGCGCAAcg AGATGGCATTTTGAAGACGCCGGAAACGATCGACGCGTTCCTGTCGCGGCTTCTTGACGCGCTGCGG cCTGGAGTTGAAACAGAGTTGAAGACGCTGGCGGCCTTCGGCGCGTCCTCGGGTCTTCTCAGAAACGCGCAACAGGGCGGCGTTGAGCCTTGGGacctcccgtttcttctccgtgccTACAGTATCTCTACAACGCACCCGTC GCCTGCGGCAGGCAGCTCCATTTCGGTccgcgcgcttctccagGGCGTGCAAACGGTTCTGGAGCGCCTTCTGGGTCTTCGCCTTGTCAGAACGACGCCGGCGAAAG GAGAGACTTGGCACTGGAGCGTCCTTCGCTTCGAACTCCATGAAGACTTCTCGGCGCGTGCatcccgcctcttctccgtctcgtcttcttcgtcttcttctctccggggCGTGCTGTATCTGGATCTTTGGGAGCGTCCGAACAAGACGCGGCTGCTTGCGCAGTTTACTGTCCGCGGGTCCAAGCGCCTGTCGTACGCTCACGCCCAGGGATGGCGACTGGGAGGGCCTTTGTGGATGTCCTCTGTGGAGCGCCTGTCTTACTCAGAGCGCGACGCTGGACAGGGTGGTGCACAGGAAATGGACCACGTGAGCCTTGCCGGTGCCGAGCTTCGGCAGATTCCTTGCACGGCTCTGGTCTGCAGCTTCCAGCTGCCTCCCGACGTCGACGCGACTCAGCAAACAG GCCCCGACGTCGATCGCCTGCTGGAGaacacgcgtctctccgcgtcccTCAGTCGGAGTCTTCTCCACGAGTTCGGCCATGTTCTCCATTCCCTCATTTCCGACACGGAACTCCAGCATTTGTCTGGGACTCGAGGAGCGGTGGACTTTGCGGAGTTTCCGTCCAATCTCTTTGAGCACTTTATGGCGCCTCTTGTGCTCGAGCGCCTTCCGTCAGAGGCAAAGCAGCCCCGCACGCTCCAAGGTTCTGGATCTCAACCCGCTCACTGCAACTTCGGACACCTCAgcgcgctgcagctgcttctgcatgcactcatGGACCAGGCCTTCTACAGTTTCGTGCCGACTTCTGGGCAAGCTGCAAGTGATGTACCCTGTTCGAATCCCCTTGCTTCTGGTGCGTGttcgtcctcggcgtctGTGGACGCCCAGCTGGCGGCTCTGCAcaggtgtctagacaccgcGTACAGCAAACACAGCTGGTTAGCTGGAGCGCCTCTTTCGGGGGCAACTGGAAAATCCATCTGCGACGTAGTTGGAAGGCCACAAATCGCGCGCTTCGAGCATCTCATCCACTACGGTGGAAGCTACTTCTGCTACCTCCTCTGTCG CGTTATGTCAAGTTTCGCGTGGCAGCACGCGTTTGCCAGGGACCCATTCAACAGAGAAACGGGCAAACGGTTGCACGCAATCCTGCGTCGCGGCTCTGTCGATTGCTCGCTTCAACCGATTCTTGACCTGGCCGGCCCCGGTGCCCTGTCTGAAGCACAGAAGATTCACCTTGTGAGGAACCCCCACCTCCTTCCTGTCGAGCCGTTCTTGGACGAACTTGCTGACGACGTCGCAGCGGCCGCCGAGCTTCCTTTCGGGTGA
- a CDS encoding U6 snRNA-associated protein LSm8-like protein,related, with protein sequence MAQVLQTLVDQKVEIVTVDGRVFVGTLKGFDQSTNLILDKCEERIYSLDAAVEQIALGLYLIRGDNIAVVGEVDVEVDESIQLSSVRAAPLKPKKERLYVNLLIGALLSSQLQTM encoded by the exons ATGGCGCAAGTCCTTCAGACTCTCGTCGACC AAAAAGTCGAGATTGTCACTGTCGACGGGCGCGTCTTTGTCGGCACGCTGAAGGGGTTTGACCAGAGCACAAACTTGATTCTGGACAAATGCGAGGAACGCATTTATAGCCTCGATGCGGCGGTCGAACAAATTGCTCTCGGCCTCTATCTAATTCGAGGCGACAACAT CGCGGTCGTTGGAGAGGTGGATGTGGAGGTAGACGAGAGCATTCAGCTCTCATCGGTTCGCGCAGCTCCTCTTAAGCCG aagaaggagaggctgTACGTAAACTTGTTGATAGgtgctctcctttcttcacAGCTCCAAACCATGTAG